Proteins co-encoded in one Arachis hypogaea cultivar Tifrunner chromosome 13, arahy.Tifrunner.gnm2.J5K5, whole genome shotgun sequence genomic window:
- the LOC140178090 gene encoding uncharacterized protein produces MPEPVPSNMRDNGVDAVSKVNPTKLSWSLVVGVVRLYEMQNQWNPAKVYNVEMVLQDERGDRIHYSIPKQNIAIFKTLIREHGLYSMKNFIVKGWGKGVRTCGHKYKLNFYIKTSVSQLTNYISHVVGKEDVTNMETKSERECKPLAVYLEDLQKNRLKCTLFGDLVDKVEIFLDKADGQPLVMVTQLFKPHLYLNEINIQNSFHVSQIYINPDFPDIVIFRDSLMKEGDLCSQGITHIQSQPPHSVSDEINGDPIKSVEEILNMREESTCWMVGTIVSIEHGVRDWCYASCGSCPRKVQVNKNRTGCIKIIIWNYEARVMVGKTANEIMDGSKYDHGESYPKALNDILEKKFLFKLSISDDESITGLRSSQSSSMDTSGVDESILSSLATGG; encoded by the exons ATGCCTGAACCAGTTCCATCTAATATGCGAGATAATGGGGTTGATGCAGTTTCGAAAGTGAATCCAACGAAGCTGTCTTGGTCTCTAGTGGTTGGAGTTGTTAGGCTGTATGAGATGCAAAACCAGTGGAATCCGGCTAAGGTTTACAATGTGGAAATGGTGTTGCAAGATGAACGG GGTGATCGAATCCATTACAGCATACCAAAACAAAATATCGCTATATTCAAGACTCTTATTCGAGAACATGGGCTTTATTCTATGAAGAATTTCATTGTGAAGGGTTGGGGGAAAGGAGTTAGGACCTGTGGTCACAAGTACAAGTTAAACTTTTATATCAAGACGTCAGTGTCACAGCTAACAA ACTATATTAGCCATGTTGTAGGTAAAGAGGATGTAACAAATATGGAGACAAAATCAGAAAGGGAGTGTAAACCTCTAGCGGTCTATTTGGAGGATCTGCA GAAGAATCGGTTGAAGTGTACCCTGTTTGGTGACTTGGTTGACAAAGttgaaatttttttagataaagcTGATGGTCAGCCCTTGGTGATGGTGACTCAATTGTTCAAGCCTCATTTGTATTTGAATGAAATCAacattcaaaatagttttcatgTGTCTCAAATTTATATTAATCCTGACTTTCCTGATATTGTTATATTTAGAGATAG CCTGATGAAGGAAGGAGATCTATGCTCACAAGGGATCACTCACATTCAAAGTCAGCCACCACATTCTGTGTCCGATGAAATCAACGGGGACCCTATTAAGTCAGTTGAGGAAATTCTGAACATGAGGGAG gaaTCTACATGTTGGATGGTTGGCACTATAGTTTCTATTGAGCATGGTGTTCGAGATTGGTGTTATGCTTCGTGTGGATCCTGTCCTAGGAAAGTTCAAGTTAATAAAAATAG AACTGGGTGTATAAAGATAATCATTTGGAACTATGAGGCTCGGGTCATGGTTGGTAAAACTGCAAATGAAATAATGGATGGGAGT AAATATGATCATGGTGAATCCTATCCTAAAGCTCTAAATGATATACTTGAGAAAAAGTTCCTTTTCAAATTATCG ATAAGCGATGATGAATCTATCACAGGACTTCGTAGCTCTCAGTCATCTTCGATGGATACTTCT GGTGTTGATGAATCGATTCTGAGCAGTTTGGCTACAGGTGGTTAA
- the LOC112736255 gene encoding uncharacterized protein gives MSVTAGVSDTVIAIRDKLRGKIGQTKVKRYWPGKVPEWADDENEDVAADIRPTREAALEKAFPRHEDDKGIVKGDDRRLRRLAQSRIDNREEVRADHRRIRQAEIISTIEEETRIQEGLELEEEDVEALQEKRSRLRERMLQLQREQEEALPQEEEEEEEEEEEEEEESEYETDSEEEYTGVAMVKPVFVPKSERDTIAERERLEEEERVAEEARKRRMEERRIETKQLIVEEIRKDEEIQKNLEMEANIADVDTDDEINEAEEYEAWKVREIGRIKRDREDREAMLKEKEEIEKVRNMTEEERREWERRNPKPVRASKQKWKFMQKYYHKGAFFQSNPDDRSATSASDNIYTRDFSAPTGEDKMDKTILPKVMQVKHFGRSGRTKWTHLVNEDTTDWNNPWTYNDPLRAKYNDKMAAMNAPIAKPKGSKKLKDWESR, from the exons ATGTCGGTGACAGCGGGTGTTAGTGATACAGTTATAGCCATAAGGGATAAGCTTAGAGGTAAAATTGGCCAAACTAAAGTTAAGCGTTATTGGCCTGGTAAAGTTCCTGAATGGGCTgatgatgagaatgaagatgttgcCGCCGATATTAGGCCCACCAGGGAAGCTGCTTTGGAGAAAGCTTTTCCTCGACACGAAGATGATAAGGGTATTGTTAAGGGAGATGATCGTAGGCTTCGTCGTTTGGCTCAGAGTCGAATTGATAACCGTGAGGAAGTCAGGGCTGATCATCGGCGAATTCGGCAAGCTGAAATTATTTCTACCATTGAAGAGGAGACTAGGATACAGGAAGGGTTGgaattagaagaagaagatgtggaagccTTGCAGGAAAAGAGGAGTAGACTTAGGGAGAGGATGCTTCAGTTGCAAAGAGAGCAGGAAGAAGCACTGCctcaagaggaggaggaggaggaagaagaagaagaggaggaggaagaagagtctGAGTATGAGACTGACTCTGAGGAGGAATATACTGGAGTAGCTATGGTGAAGCCTGTGTTTGTTCCCAAGTCAGAGAGAGATACAATTGCTGAGCGTGAGcgtcttgaagaagaagaacgggTTGCTGAGGAAGCTAGGAAAAGGAGAATGGAAGAAAGGAGGATTGAGACAAAGCAGCTTATTGTTGAGGAGATCCGGAAGGATGAAGAAATCCAGAAAAATTTGGAGATGGAGGCTAACATTGCTGATGTGGATACTGATGATGAAATTAATGAGGCAGAGGAATATGAGGCTTGGAAAGTTAGGGAGATTGGCAGGATCAAGAGGGATAGGGAGGATCGGGAAGCGATGTTGAAGGAAAAGGAGGAGATTGAGAAGGTAAGAAACATGACAGAGGAAGAGAGGAGAGAATGGGAGAGGAGGAATCCAAAACCTGTACGAGCATCAAAGCAGAAGTGGAAATTTATGCAGAAATACTATCACAAGGGTGCTTTCTTCCAGTCTAATCCTGATGATCGATCTGCCACTAGTGCAAGTGATAATATTTATACTCGTGATTTCTCTGCCCCGACTGGGGAAGATAAAATGGACAAGACAATATTACCCAAGGTTATGCAAGTCAAGCACTTTGGTCGTAGTGGAAGAACTAAATGGACTCATCTTGTCAATGAGGACACCACTGATTGGAACAATCC GTGGACTTACAATGATCCACTGCGTGCAAAGTACAACGACAAAATGGCAGCCATGAACGCTCCAATAGCAAAACCTAAAGGAAGCAAGAAGTTGAAGGATTGGGAGTCTCGTTGA
- the LOC112736249 gene encoding protein BUD31 homolog 2, translating into MPKVKTNRVKYPEGWELIEPTLRELQAKMREAENDPHDGKRKCETLWPIFKIAHQKSRYIFDLYHRRKEISKELYEFCLDQGYADRNLIAKWKKPGYERLCCLRCMQPRDHNFATTCVCRVPKQLREEKVIECVHCGCKGCASGD; encoded by the exons atgCCGAAGGTAAAGACTAACCGTGTTAAGTACCCAGAGGGATGGGAACTCATTGAGCCTACACTCCGTGAACTTCAAGCGAAGATGAGGGAAG CTGAGAACGACCCTCACGACGGCAAAAGAAAATGCGAGACTTTATGGCCTATATTCAAGATTGCTCACCAGAAGAGTCGCTACATATTTGACCTTTACCATCGGAGGAAAGAAATTTCCAAAGAGTTGTACGAATTCTGTTTGGATCAAGGATATGCCGACCGCAATCTGATcgcgaaatggaagaag CCTGGTTATGAACGTCTGTGTTGCCTGAGGTGCATGCAGCCTCGTGATCACAATTTTGCCACCACTTGTGTTTGCAGAGTGCCCAAACAACTTAGGGAGGAGAAGGTTATAGAATGTGTTCATTGTGGTTGTAAGGGTTGTGCTAGTGGGGACTGA
- the LOC112736248 gene encoding heat stress transcription factor A-5 produces MEGGAPQSTGGGAGGGPAPFLLKTYDMVDDSATDDIVSWNSSTNNSFVVWNPPEFARLLLPTYFKHNNFSSFIRQLNTYGFHKIHPERWEFANDDFIKDQKHLLKNIHRRKPIHSHSHPPGSVVDPERAAFEEEIEKLNREKSSIESNIFSFKQHQSTAKIHLEDFQQRLDGMEKRQKHLLNIFEKALQNPTFVEQLSQKIESIDLSAYNKKRRLPQVDDMQPVVESSFVDNPNNFRMEFGNVFHQDFSNKLRLELSPAVSDMNLVSRSTQSSNEHGESPQKKISEGEQTGIQTRTSVPFAPETLELADTGASFTFKMDSCLSQRVTNAESPKLCSLEPSSEEGDSHISCQLTLASCPFKVNRNSYSAKALQIDSQEIGKLAEPRFHSNSKESDGGVFSNRNGANDATNLASSLETPSNNQVTQPNRVNDVFWEQFLTERPGCSDNEEAISNYRGNPCDEQDEGRLNARNVKNMDQLTL; encoded by the exons ATGGAGGGAGGAGCGCCGCAATCCACCGGAGGAGGAGCAGGAGGTGGACCGGCGCCGTTCTTGTTGAAGACTTATGACATGGTTGACGATTCCGCCACCGATGACATCGTTTCTTGGAACAGCTCCACCAACAACAGCTTCGTTGTTTGGAACCCGCCGGAGTTCGCGCGCCTTCTTCTACCTACCTATTTCAAGCATAACAACTTTTCTAGCTTCATCCGCCAGCTTAATACCTAT GGATTTCACAAAATACATCCTGAACGGTGGGAGTTTGCCAATGATGATTTTATAAAAGACCAAAAGCATCTTCTTAAGAATATCCACCGCCGGAAACCTATTCACAGTCATAGTCATCCTCCCGGCTCTGTTGTGGATCCAGAAAGGGCAGCATTTGAGGAAGAAATTGAAAAACTTAACCGTGAGAAATCTTCTATTGAATCTAATATTTTCAGCTTCAAGCAACATCAGTCAACAGCGAAGATTCATCTAGAAGATTTTCAGCAGCGATTAGATGGTATGGAGAAGAGGCAGAAACATTTGCTGAACATTTTCGAGAAGGCTCTTCAGAATCCTACTTTTGTTGAGCAGCTTTCCCAGAAAATTGAGTCCATTGATTTATCAGCGTATAACAAGAAAAGACGATTGCCTCAAGTTGATGACATGCAACCTGTTGTAGAAAGTAGTTTTGTGGACAATCCTAACAATTTTAGAATGGAATTCGGGAATGTTTTTCATCAAGATTTCTCGAACAAACTCAGACTGGAATTGTCACCAGCTGTGTCAGATATGAACTTAGTGTCACGTAGCACACAAAGTTCAAATGAACATGGGGAAAGTCCACAGAAGAAAATATCTGAAGGAGAACAAACAGGAATCCAGACAAGAACATCTGTTCCATTTGCACCAGAAACATTGGAGCTTGCTGATACCGGGGCATCTTTTACTTTCAAGATGGATTCATGTTTATCACAAAGAGTGACGAATGCTGAGAGCCCGAAACTGTGCTCATTGGAGCCAAGTAGTGAAGAAGGTGATAGTCACATATCCTGCCAACTTACTTTGGCATCGTGCCCGTTTAAGGTCAACAGAAATTCATACTCAGCAAAAGCACTCCAAATAGACTCTCAAGAAATTGGCAAGCTGGCAGAGCCTAGGTTTCATTCCAACAGTAAAGAATCCGACGGTGGAGTTTTCTCAAACCGGAACGGAGCTAATGATGCAACCAATTTGGCTTCTTCACTGGAAACTCCAAGTAACAACCAAGTTACTCAGCCAAACAGGGTAAATGATGTGTTTTGGGAACAGTTCCTTACTGAAAGACCAGGCTGCTCAGACAATGAAGAGGCAATATCCAATTACAGAGGAAACCCGTGCGATGAGCAAGATGAAGGAAGGTTGAATGCAAGGAATGTTAAGAACATGGATCAGCTTACACTTTAA
- the LOC112736251 gene encoding uncharacterized protein, which yields MVPTQIASLSRFHLHQRMGTIFHSIFNLPPFASFHFPILHSTSITSATNLDDHDDDCERNSKRNDFRNSLRDKCKLGKLSNVGEALDLFHSMAMMKPLPSVVDFTLLLGVIVRMKHYTTAVSLVQYMNSSLGIKPDCFTLNIVINCLCRLKLTPFGFSVFATMFKLGLEPPLSTFTALINGLCMQGDVARAVGMVESLKKMGYQLDVYTYGVLINGLCKMGDTNAAIGWLHKMEERDCRSNVVVHSTIIDSLCKDGLVSEALNMFSEMCSKGIKPNIVTYSCLIQGLCNFGRWKDAASLLDEMMKVGMMPDLQTLNILVDAFCKEGKIMQAKSAIGFMILMGERPDAFTYNALIDRHCLQKEMNEAMKVFNLMVTRGCLPDIVTYTSLIHGWCMMKNINKVMHLLNEMVNAGFVPDVVTWTTLIGGFCRVGRPLAAKELFFSMHKHGQMPNLQTCAVILDGLCKSQLLSEATSLFELMEKSGLDLNIVIYNIMLDGMWAAGEVNGAWKLFSSLPAKGLQIHLYTYNIMVKGLCKQGLIDEAEDLLTNMEENGCPPNYSTYNVFVQGLLIKKDSSRSMKYLQIMTDKGFSVDATTTELIINYLSTNQGDSAFRDFLFPKR from the coding sequence ATGGTGCCAACCCAAATAGCTTCTCTGTCTCGTTTTCACCTTCATCAACGCATGGGTACTATCTTTCACTCCATTTTCAATCTTCCTCCTTTTGCTTCTTTCCATTTCCCCATACTTCACTCTACTTCTATAACTAGTGCCACAAACcttgatgatcatgatgatgattgTGAgagaaatagcaaaagaaatgACTTCAGGAACTCCTTGAGAGACAAGTGTAAGCTTGGTAAACTGAGTAATGTTGGTGAAGCTTTGGACTTGTTTCATTCTATGGCTATGATGAAGCCTTTGCCATCTGTGGTTGACTTCACTTTGTTGTTGGGTGTGATTGTGAGGATGAAGCATTACACAACTGCGGTATCTTTGGTTCAATACATGAATTCTTCTTTGGGCATAAAACCTGATTGCTTTACTCTTAATATTGTGATTAATTGCCTTTGTCGATTAAAGTTGACGCCTTTTGGGTTCTCTGTCTTTGCGACCATGTTCAAGCTTGGATTGGAGCCGCCTCTGTCGACTTTCACTGCTCTCATTAATGGGCTTTGCATGCAAGGCGATGTGGCTCGGGCAGTGGGGATGGttgaaagtttgaaaaagatgGGTTATCAATTGGATGTTTACACTTATGGAGTGTTGATTAATGGATTGTGTAAGATGGGTGACACTAATGCGGCTATTGGGTGGCTACACAAGATGGAAGAAAGAGATTGTAGATCCAATGTTGTAGTTCACAGCACAATTATTGATAGTTTGTGCAAGGATGGATTGGTGTCTGAGGCTTTAAATATGTTCTCAGAAATGTGCAGCAAAGGTATTAAACCAAATATTGTCACATACAGTTGTTTGATTCAAGGTCTTTGCAATTTTGGCAGATGGAAAGATGCTGCTTCCCTGCTGGATGAGATGATGAAAGTGGGGATGATGCCCGATTTGCAAACTCTCAACATTTTAGTGGATGCTTTCTGCAAAGAAGGAAAAATTATGCAGGCTAAGAGTGCAATTGGATTTATGATTTTGATGGGTGAGCGGCCAGATGCCTTTACCTATAATGCATTGATTGATAGACATTGTTTGCAAAAGGAAATGAATGAGGCCATGAAAGTATTTAACTTAATGGTTACTAGGGGCTGTTTACCTGACATTGTAACTTACACTTCACTTATACATGGATGGTGTATGATGAAAAACATAAATAAGGTTATGCATCTTTTGAATGAAATGGTCAATGCTGGATTTGTTCCTGATGTTGTCACTTGGACCACTCTTATCGGTGGGTTTTGTCGAGTTGGTCGACCATTGGCTGCAAAAGAACTCTTTTTTAGTATGCACAAACATGGCCAGATGCCCAATCTCCAGACTTGTGCTGTTATATTGGATGGTCTATGTAAATCCCAGCTTCTTTCCGAGGCAACATCGTTGTTTGAATTAATGGAGAAGAGTGGTTTGGATCTTAACATCGTGATTTATAATATTATGCTTGATGGAATGTGGGCTGCTGGAGAAGTAAACGGGGCGTGGAAACTTTTTTCTTCTTTGCCTGCTAAAGGTCTGCAAATTCATTTGTATACTTATAACATTATGGTTAAAGGTCTCTGTAAACAAGGTTTAATAGATGAAGCTGAAGACTTACTTACTAACATGGAAGAGAATGGCTGCCCGCCAAACTACTCCACTTACAATGTCTTTGTCCAAGGGTTACTAATTAAAAAGGATTCTTCAAGGTCCATGAAATACCTTCAAATAATGACAGACAAAGGCTTTTCAGTAGATGCTACCACCACAGAATTGATTATCAATTACTTATCCACTAATCAAGGAGACAGTGCATTTCGAGATTTTTTGTTCCCAAAAAGATAG
- the LOC112736254 gene encoding selenium-binding protein 3, with amino-acid sequence MATDVAVLKHGEVAEKVMNQSNGHGCCKSGPGYATPLDAMSGPKETLLYVTALYSGTGKEKPDYLATVDVDPNSPTYSEVIHRLPVPYLGDELHHSGWNSCSSCHGNPSADRRYLILPSLVSGRIYVFDTKTNSRSPSLHKVVEPEDIISKTGLAYPHTTHCLASGDIMISCLGDKDGNASGNGFLLLDSEFNVKGRWEKPGHSPLFGYDYWYQPRHKTMISTSWGAPAAFTKGFNLQDVSDGFYGRHLHVYSWPEGELRQTLDLGQSGLIPLEIRFLHDPSKDTGFVGCALSSNMVRFFKTDDGSWSHEVAISVEPLKVQNWILPEMPGLITDFLISLDDRFLYFVNWLHGDIRQYNIEDPKNPVLKGQVWVGGLLWKGSSIVAIAEDGNTWQSEVPEVQGNKLRGGPQMIQLSLDGKRLYVTNSLFSAWDKQFYPELLQKGSHMLQIDVDTEHGGLKINPNFFVDFGAEPDGPSLAHEMRYPGGDCTSDIWI; translated from the exons atgGCAACGGATGTGGCAGTGCTGAAGCATGGTGAGGTGGCAGAAAAGGTGATGAACCAAAGCAACGGCCATGGATGCTGCAAATCAGGGCCTGGCTATGCTACTCCACTTGATGCCATGTCTGGTCCCAAAGAGACTCTTCTTTATGTCACTGCTCTCTACTCAG GAACTGGAAAGGAGAAGCCTGATTATCTGGCCACAGTGGATGTGGATCCAAACTCTCCAACTTATTCAGAAGTTATTCATAGGTTACCTGTTCCTTATTTAGGTGATGAACTTCACCATAGTGGCTGGAATTCATGCAGCTCTTGCCATGGTAATCCTTCCGCGGATCGAAGATATCTGATTTTACCTTCACTGGT ATCCGGTCGAATATACGTGTTTGATACAAAAACAAATTCAAGGTCTCCATCTTTGCACAAAGTTGTTGAGCCTGAAGATATCATAAGTAAGACTGGATTAGCATATCCACACACAACCCATTGCCTTGCTTCCGGAGACATAATGATCTCATGCCTTGGAGATAAAGATGGAAATGCTTCAGGAAATggatttcttcttcttgattcagaATTTAATGTGAAAGGAAG GTGGGAAAAACCAGGGCACAGTCCTCTATTTGGGTATGACTATTGGTACCAACCTCGGCATAAGACTATGATAAGCACATCGTGGGGCGCTCCTGCGGCGTTCACCAAAGGTTTTAACTTACAGGATGTCTCTGATGGCTTTTATGGGAGACATCTACATGTATATAGCTGGCCTGAGGGTGAATTGAGACAAACATTAGACCTTGGTCAGTCAGGGCTTATACCCTTGGAG ATAAGGTTTCTGCATGATCCTTCTAAAGACACAGGGTTTGTTGGTTGCGCATTGTCAAGTAACATGGTGCGGTTTTTCAAGACTGATGATGGATCATGGAGTCATGAG GTTGCAATATCAGTGGAACCATTGaaagtgcaaaactggattctTCCAGAGATGCCTGGGCTTATAACTGATTTTCTGATATCTCTTGACGACCGGTTTCTGTACTTTGTGAACTGGCTTCATGGTGATATAAGGCAGTATAACATTGAGGACCCCAAAAATCCTGTACTCAAAGGCCAAGTATGGGTAGGGGGACTACTTTGGAAAGGAAGTTCCATAGTCGCAATAGCAGAAGATGGTAACACTTGGCAATCTGAAGTTCCAGAAGTTCAG GGAAACAAGTTGAGAGGAGGACCTCAGATGATTCAGCTGAGTTTAGATGGGAAGCGGCTATATGTTACAAACTCTCTCTTTAGTGCATGGGATAAGCAGTTTTACCCTGAGCTTTTACAGAAAGGATCACACATGTTACAGATTGATGTTGATACTGAGCATGGTGGCCTGAAAATCAACCCAAACTTCTTTGTTGACTTTGGAGCTGAGCCTGATGGTCCCTCCCTAGCCCATGAGATGAGATATCCCGGTGGCGACTGCACTTCAGATATATGGATTTAA
- the LOC112735689 gene encoding protein RALF-like 24 — MYHPRFIILTFLYLSPVLLSICYGLSVVDLNLLKHSDISGVITKRVCTKSIVECLEEETEMDSESNRRLMQQQQQQQHRYISYETLKRDMVPCDRAGSSYYSCKAREANPYNRGCEVITACARGSQPIRT; from the coding sequence ATGTACCATCCCAGATTCATCATCTTGACCTTCCTATATCTGTCACCTGTTCTTCTCTCAATCTGCTATGGCCTATCTGTTGTGGATCTCAATTTGCTGAAACACAGTGATATAAGTGGTGTAATTACCAAAAGGGTATGCACCAAGAGCATTGTGGAGTGCTTGGAAGAAGAGACAGAAATGGATTCAGAGAGTAACAGAAGACTaatgcagcagcagcagcagcagcagcacagGTACATTAGCTATGAGACACTGAAGAGGGACATGGTTCCATGTGATAGAGCAGGATCCTCTTACTACAGTTGCAAAGCAAGAGAAGCAAACCCTTATAATAGAGGCTGTGAAGTTATTACTGCATGTGCAAGAGGTTCTCAACCCATCAGAACTTGA